The genomic DNA AGCGGAACCTAGGAGGCGACGTTTGCCAGTCTGGTATAAAACTGATCTTTTGGACAGCTCAGCAGCTCATTTGCTAGGGAAAGCATAATTCTTAAGCCAGTTATTTTTTAGGTcaaatttgagaataaaaaatttcaggTTCATTTTTCCCTACCCTAGTTGTTTTGGGTGGGGTGGGGGGTGGAGGCTTTTTCTCATTTGATTgtctttatttcatttattatcctttttgtaactgtgcctttttttttcttttttttataggctttTTTTTTGTAACTGTGCTTATCTCAGCccaatattgaaaaaaatattctataatcTATTCATAAGTCAGTTATGTGAGAAGAGCATCATTTGAAGCTCTCAAATCACAAAATGGGTAAAAGAGATGCATTTCTATATGCAAATGAGGCCAAGCCAATTGACTTAGgccttttagaaaaaattaggCCACCTAGGATATTTCATAGTCCAAATAATAGCATCCGATTATAATATGTGAGTTGTTGCACATTTATCAAAGGTTTAAGGCATATTAAAGATGCAAAGATCTCTTGGAGTTCTAGAATGAGGTGCAGCACAGAAAGTGTGCCAAAGCATCATTTAAGTGCAAACCAGAGTACCACTGCAGTCATATAGAAGTTGCAAATGTGTAcccataaataattaatattgcaATAGATCAATACACTAATGCAATTATCTAGAACTTAAACATACTAATATTTGTTATATatcattaataataaatattcaaacTCAAGCACAAAACATTAACGTACCATAGAGCATTAatcatttacatatttattcttTACATTACACAATTGCactttacattttatttttttaaatcaaaacattattACCAAAAAGGGCCAAAGATGTGAAAATCAAAAGAGGCAGAATAGGCTTTGGAAACAGcataaacaaaaaacagttttggaCAAAATGAAACTGAAGAACAGGTATCCAGAATTCCAGCAGCAAGGTTTCATTTTGCATGCAAGGCAATTAATTAAGAAGGTCCCATAATAGATAATCCAGTGAACAGtttaagagaataaaaaaaattgcattaacTAATGTTAGAGAATGGCAAAAATTTATACAGGAATGGCTGATCAACTTGCCAAATAGAACCCACAGATAGTGGTGGATTGAAGTGGGGCTGAGAGGGGGGCATGGCCGCTTGCCAATCCCCTGCCCCTCCCTTGGATTTTAAGTCTGGTTTTGCCTGTGCCCATGGCAATGGCCAAACAGGTGCTGAATAGGGGAGGAAGAGGGCAAGGGGAGAAGGAGAGtgtgataagaaaaaaattggggtttctttcttttgaagagAGTTGAGAATGAGTTAGGAGGAACACACTTCTCTATGTGGGTTTCTTATAAATAAGATACAGCAATCATGCTATGAGACAATGAAACACcttagtaaaatttaaaactgAATGATGCTTTTTTCAAAAAGACCAAAACAAAACACTGGATCAGGCATGCCTATCATGTGCCTTGGACCTCACACAAAGGCCTGCACTTTGTACTGTACATGGCAACTTTCCTGATGCAACAGGAGGTGCCTTCCCTGCCACCACTGCACCTTGCATCTAGGCATGCTTTTGACAACACTATTTTGGGGACACCTAGGTTGGCAAACGTCCACAGTCCAACACGCACTATAATTGGCTAGAATCAGAAAGTCCTACACTTAAAAAAGAAtgacaaaaggaaagaaagaataaacagagaaagagagaaaagggagggAAGGAAGAGTAGAAGAATAATCAAAATGCACATATATAATATCTTACAAAAACAAGGTATGTTCCAGGGGACGTCaaatccagaaaaaaaaaaaaaggtaactAGTCCTTTTACTTCTActtataaacaataaaaaagaagagaaaaaggcgTTTATACTGTATTCTTCTAGCGTTTGGCAGTCAATTCACACCTCACATATTAATGCAACAACGTCACAAATAGTtccatttctctctcttctgAAGCAAGCAGCTGCTTAGCATTCAAGTTAAGTACAAAGGCTCCACTGATGGGTTTATCAAACCAGTGAAAAACATGCAAGTAAATACGActgatatatcaaatataataggAATCCGAGTTTCACCTCTGTGAAAGGCCCTAGGGCATCCATCACAAAGCAAAAGATTGCCACCATCTCCACAAATACTGCAGAGGTCGTCATTATCCCTAGCAGAATATTTACGGCCTTTTGATAGAGAAATTGCCAATTCATGTAGTGACACTCCATTTGATGTGTAAATGTATGAAtagctatgaaaaaaaaaaggataatgtTAAGAAATTACAAAAGACTAACCAACCAGGTTAGAGAACTGTAAAATCCTTAAACAGAACTCACGGTTTTTTACGTGAGGCCCAACCTGCATGAGCTTCAAACTGTGAGGCACTGACCTGCTTGTTAAATGCAAAAATATCAAGATATATGTATACAATATAAGCAGCAGTTCTAGCAGTAAAAGAAGTACCTCACAGTGGCAGCACcaacaaaatattccaaagCCTTTTTTATAACCATCCAGCAATTTCTGTAAAGAAGAAGCAATTACTTCAGATCATAATAGTAGTTTAAACAAATATAGCAATTCTTCGTTTTATCTCAACAACCTTTCCGCCTGCATAGTAGGCAACTTCAGTTCCATCAGGTAACCCGCCTTCCTCAAAAACTAATCTGTGCAACCTCTGATCTCTTGAGAAAGAAGTCATCCAATGACAAATAAAAGTTAGGCTAAAAGCAAAAACTTGGAGAACTTAAGCAAGAAATCTATTATACTAAATAATACAGATAGATACCAACTTTTTTGTTATCTTCCCCAGACTCTTATTTTCTGAGGAGTTGTACAATGCACTTCCAGAGGACTTTGTAACTGGAATTGGTTTCAACAACCTGAAAAAATAACCCAGATGGAAGCatataacaaaaggaaaagaacatTGGTGTACAAATTCTATTGAAGATGGTGGTTTGTAACTTTGTGTTAACCATATcataaataatgattaaatttaaattgatcAAGATCAGGCTAAGTTTGACTATATTTGAAAAGTATCATATAGTTGTTAAGCCTTCTTTAGGAAAAAGCTCcacaatatatttaaaaactaatcaaGATACAGAGAAAGGGAACATAACACGTGATGCAATCGAAAAGTTGACATATATGCATGCAAGCAACACATATTAGATTTAACAGGTAAACGGTTTTAAAAACACTTAAGAAtgcaatgaatcaaaattttaagcTTAAAAACTGGTGTTGTTCAATCAAGTGATATAGCTTGAGCAATAAACTACAATATATTGGTTGACCAaacttttcaataataaaactACTAATCTAGTTTATTTGGAGAATGAATGCAAACCACACTGCATAAATCCAATACCCAAGCCACAGTCTCCCTCCATTCAAGTTTTACAGCTACTGGAATTCATCTTTCCCCACACTTACTTCCTCCAGTAGAGTTTTTGTTTCAAGTGTAATTCACCATTCATCTTCCATTCCATTCATTTCTCCTTTATTCTTTCTTCAAGAAATTTAAGCCAAGGTTTTTATGGAAAAAAGGTAAATTGTGGTCAATGTCCCAAAAAGGTAAAATTGTGGTCAATGTCCCAAAAAGGTGAAAAGATAACTccttaatgaaataataaaaatttgagaaataaatGATTCAAAAAGTTCAGGGCCCAAGAAAGGGAAGCCTTGATCAACTTCTTTCTTTCAAGTAAGATTCACCACCCATCTTCATTCATTTCTCCTTTATTCTTTCTTCAAGATATTTAAGCCAAGGTTTTAATGGGAAAAAGGTAAATTGTGGTCAGCGCCccaaaaagtaataagataactctttgatgaaataatataaatttgagaaataaaTGATTCTCAAAAAGTTCAGGGCCCATGAAAGGGAAGCCTTGATCAACTTCACTTTCCCACAATgagccatatatatatatatatatatattatatatattatatatatataatatataatatagagATAGTATTAAAAAGCAAAAGTGCACAAGAGTACATCATTTTCTAGTCAACAAATTTTCCCAcaagagtatatatatatagacctATAGCTTTCTACTATGTACCTAAGCAAACAATTTTAAGCAAAATCAAAGAAGATCATCACCCATTCTTAACAAACACCAGAAATTTCAAAGCATAAATAAGAATGAAAGATAAGAAGCAAAAATTTGAAACAAGAAAGTCTTAAACAGTTACCTAGCTCTTTCACTGGTCCTATGAATTGAGGTAGCTGGTGAGTTGTTTCTCTTAATGCATGAATTGCCTAGTGGATCTATTTTTGCAGCTTCATCTGCAGGTAAAGATCCTGAGAATCATTGAACACCAAGAACcgtcaagaaaaataattacaaaatcatCCAACTCACTCCTCCACAGCTTAACAGCCTAATTGACCTGAATTTAGTGAGAAAACTCACGTTTTACTGGAAATGAACCAATGGCACTTTGAATAGTTGCTTCCAATGTTTCCAAAGGAGCATCCTTGCATGCATGCAACACATCATGAAGGTTTTTACCATTGTCAAGGTAAATGTACTTTGCTGCATGTCTGTATGATTTGCAAGCATGGAGCTCGAATTGGGAAGGCAAAACAACCTACATTtatataaggaaaataataaataaagtcaTTCACTCAAGTCACTGAACAACTCCGCATGCTGACTATGGAGTAATGAAACTACTCACTCTGCTTCCCTTGCACAAAGAACATGAGCACAAGATCCCATTGCCTTTGATAGTTCCCTGAAGCCTATAGCCCTACAATTCAAACATCACAATTTAGCCCCAAgcatgaaaacaaattgttatTTTCATGTAAAGCAGctgataaagaaataaaacaaattaacatAGTTAAATAAACACCATTAGGTATGAATCTACCTTCTTTCTACCATCGTAAGTTACAGGGTATCCCTCCAGCATGCCAGTCTCGAGAAGATCCCTTATTGTCAAGGGAACCTTGTTCAAGGCAAtcttttttgacattttcagTCCTAACTTCTTTGGACTTGTTAATGATCTTACCGCACCATTTGTCTTCTCGTCAACTCCTATGGCAACAGAATTGCAAAAATTATAGTCTGATTCCAAACTCTCCACAGTGTCCTCCTTCGATTTTAATGCTGATCTTGTAAACCGCTTTGGAAGTTTCTCCTCCACCGCAATATCTATCTCCTTGCTCTCATCGATCAGTTCTGCAGTTTGCAACTTCAGACTACCATCATTTGATTCGTCCTTGATTGAAGCTTTCTGGGATTGGCTCTTCGGCTCCTCTTCACAAATGGGCCCCACCAAATAGCCGCCCGTAGGTTTCTCCACGACAACAGGGTCATTCTCATCAGTTTTCTGCTCCTCATCGGTAGTGCTTTCATCATCTTTTGGCTCCTCCGCAATGGTTCTTCTCTCATCATTCTTGGACTCTTCCAAACGCTTCAGTCTCTTATTTCTAGAATACTGGATGACCCCATCCCATCGATTCTTGGTCTCGCGAATCCGATCACTAGAATCATTCCCCTCCAACTCATCATTCAAGGTCTTCAGCTTCTTATTACTCTCATTCCAAGCAACCCCATTGCAGTTAATAGTTTCATTCTGAGTCTGAGCCTTCGTCGACCGAGTCCGACCGATTAAACCGCATTGGGAATGAACCTCCAATGCAAAAGCTAACTCGCGTTTCATACCTTTCCAGAACCCAGAGACAACAAAACTGCGATATCCAAAACGGCGCAGAACAGAAACACTAATCGGGCCACAGATTTTCGATTAGACAAACCCAATCGATCGAttcgaaaccctaacccctcGAGTTACCAGGATAAGTAGAAAAATTGAGGAAGGAGTCGTTGAAAAATCGGGTCCAGTGATGGGATTTTGGATTGAGAATGTGGGACTGGAACAATGTTTGTGAGAGATGGTGACTAGGGTTTTGGAGATTGGAAAGAAACGTAGTCAAGAGTGAAATCGAGGGGCCCAAGCAACCAGCGAATCAAAGAAAAGATATATGAAAGGGCAATGCGGCGGATCCTTAAATATATAAACcatgaaattacaaaaatcgatgaaataaaataaaattattccattTCACATCGCCTAAAAAAATGGGATTGtcaatttcttctctttttctttttacgtgttataaaataattataattaatatattttttatataatttaaaaacaatttacagTTGATTCAAACCTCTAATGTCGTCTTTCAGACTTTCAcgttcattattttattaattttttatatcatatccGCACAAGAAATTAAAACGGTATTTATAACGTCTTTTAACTAACTTcatgcaaaattattttatttataaaatagcttttttttccaaaaatattattaaatttttttttaatccgtCCCGTTCGTATGAAAAATTAGTTAAGATCAGACAATACATAACGGTCTTTTTAACGGTTTTCTTTTAACCGTTTTCCTTATACTATTCGGGAAGAGGTGGGtccattttttttgtcatcaGTAGCCAAAAAGGGCCTGGCAACGGGTATCACTAGCACAAGACTATGGATATTTAAAcgttcctttttttctttttttttgaatatCGGTTAGTTTGGCGGGTAACATAATCaggaaaattatatattattattaaatatgaaatgtccattttaaaaaagaccgagtgaaataataattttttttttctattttaaaaaatcgaAGACATGGTTCCATGAGCGAGTGAAATAatctgaaaaaaaattattatttcaaattttaaaagatatagaATAGGtaaatacttaatataaaaaagtttgtattattttttatttgaaaaaaaaaaaatcacacctAAAATCATCTTATCTTATCACACCAATTATTAAggaaaaggaatgaaaaaaagataaaattagaacataaaatagaagaacaaaataatgagaccCGGGATAATTAGGatgataaaaatctaatttaattaatattttcataaattaagagtaattaaatattaaaatatttgatttttataatttaaaaattaatatttattttttttaattttaggatatttattattttattctttttataattaaacaaatttataaaaaaacagtaaaatttattagatgaaataacaaccaaacaaataatatctttttttcaatgatttttttttttggcataaaCATCCTATATtagattaaatttaatttgaaaaatagagTGGAAAggagaatttaaaatatgaaaattttaaaattacttactATGACATTctgtttttcgttttttttttctttttaacaaaataataaataaataaataaatggctCCACGTGGATTTCAATTGTTATGGTTGGACTGGGTGAAGTCACCGGCATTAGAATTCTGTTGCTCTGGCTCTCTGCTTGCTATTGGAAATTTCAGAGATGATCTCCAAAAGTTGCCAGTCTAtacaaacaatatgaaaaatggatgaaaaaaattacataatttactaATTTAGTGATTAATTAGAACTATAACCCCAGATGACCACTAAGACGATGATCGTACATCCCTTCATAAACTTCACTTTGAAGTTTGGACCTGGCTGCTTtatgtttaaataatttttaatgctatttaataatatgaataCAACCATTCAGCAGAGTCTTGATTTTGATTGGCTATGATCTCTAATTATTTTACCGTTTCTTTTTGTATTGGTTGATTATTTGTTGTACGCTAGAGATATTAGACCAAGATCAATCCagtaatataaataatataaatgcaCAGGAAAGACACTACTAAAATTGGGTTTGACCCATGATAATCTTCATCTAATTTGGGCATGAAAAAGATTCAAGATTTACCCAACTAATAGAACTGCAGCCCAAGCATTACCCATACAACCAGACTGCAAGTCTGCAATTATAAACTTTGGCCAGAGGCCTACATGCATTTATGATCAGCTGGCGAGGCACTCATGATTTTTCATgcttaaatatgattataatagaagaaaagaaagaaaagaaactaaCATAATCTGACTCGCCCTTGTGAAAGTTTCCTCCAGCAGACTTAGCCCACTTCACATAGAAGCGAAGAGAGAGATTTGGAGGAAGCGAAAATGCCAAAGGATCGAAGTTGCCCTACACGAGAAACCGCCCTTCAGAAGGCGATTCAGTCCGAGTAGTCCCATTTCTCCCACTGTCGTGAATCAACGAGCGTGGGGAAGGATATGCACACCTAAGAAAGACTGCGGCCACCATGGATAGGAGTGGATGTGACCACCCCCACCTGGTTGCTTTGAGGCATTGGTTGGGGGTGGCTCCGTGGAGAGAAGATGAAGCTCAGGGTCACATGAGGGTACGGAGAGGGTTGATCAGGGAGGCCTGGTGTGTTGTTATAAGGATTTCTTGGTCATGGGAGCAATAAAAGGATGAGGTGACTTAAGTAGTAGTGTGTGGTCACTTTTGGTTAAAGGAGGCAAAAAGAAAGTAGGGTAGTGAAATGGGGACTGAAAGTTAGCATCTTCCAAGGGATATGCCATTGGCACCTCCACTGGCTCCACATCTCATGACAGCTCCCCCTTCCattctttttcccttcatttccttttcttgccCTACACTCTATACTCATTTCATCATTTGTTTATCTAATCAGGTATCATGCATTCCACCATACTAGTAGATGACCTGGCATGCCAGGTGGCAAAATCCCCTCCCCTTTTTTTGTCATTGGGACTTGTTCATGGGCAAGTGTTGAAATTCGTGTAACGATTTATggtgaaaaattaagaaaaatgaaaaaaaaagaacacacAGATTTAATATGGTTCGATAAATTGTCTATATCCACGGAAATAGGAAAGAAGACTTTCACTGCTTATCAAATCAAATTAGATATATTAACCCttaggaataaaattttaaaaatacttctgAATCATACCACAGGGTGTTGCCCCCACACCCCCAACCTATCATTAACCACAACAATAGAAATACAAGTCTGAATGCCACAACAATAGAAATACAAGTTTAAATGACAAATATCGTCACTCTTTTCGCTCAAATATAAGTCACATGCTACAATAGCAAGTCAAGCCAGTTGGACCAGATTCTGATGTGGTGTCAAGTCACGTGTATAAAAAGCGCTCTTTGGTGTCACCTACAGGAAAACATTTCCCAAGAAACACATAGCCTCTTATTTAAAGTTGGTTAAGCCTTTTTCTCCAAGCTTCTTTAACTTAATTTCCCTTGACTGAgtgagattttattttcttggtgaCACAAGCAGTATCATTTTGTTCGGTACTCTCTTTTGATTGCGTAATGCTTTTCTGAAGGTGCAGTTGCTCCTTGATGATCATGTAATCCTCCGTTTAGCCAAAAGTTGCTAGATACAGCTAaggagtaaaaaggaaaaatatatatatatatatacctggGCAGCAGGGCTACGCAAGCAAGCTAGACAGATTTAATGGATGAATATCAGAAAAGATGACGAGCACAACTGACCCTTGGTCAATATATAAATAGCACGAGCCAAAATTTTATGAGGTTGGTGGCATATGCGGATCCTGGAACTACTGGAAGAATATTACTTGATGCGACAACCACCACTTTCCTCAAGCCATATTGCTTTACTGAGAATTTGCCTTCCAACATATACAACACTTTGGACCACAACAGAAATGAGCTGCTTTATGCATTACCACTAAACAAAATATTGAATGGCTTTTCTCTAAGGTCAACCAACTCTACCTATCTTTGCAGAAACTGTGGACAGTGTTCAGGCCATTGGAATGGTCTAGAAGTGTGTCTAGACCTTTGATCATGACACTAGCAA from Vitis riparia cultivar Riparia Gloire de Montpellier isolate 1030 chromosome 8, EGFV_Vit.rip_1.0, whole genome shotgun sequence includes the following:
- the LOC117921044 gene encoding uncharacterized protein LOC117921044, translating into MKRELAFALEVHSQCGLIGRTRSTKAQTQNETINCNGVAWNESNKKLKTLNDELEGNDSSDRIRETKNRWDGVIQYSRNKRLKRLEESKNDERRTIAEEPKDDESTTDEEQKTDENDPVVVEKPTGGYLVGPICEEEPKSQSQKASIKDESNDGSLKLQTAELIDESKEIDIAVEEKLPKRFTRSALKSKEDTVESLESDYNFCNSVAIGVDEKTNGAVRSLTSPKKLGLKMSKKIALNKVPLTIRDLLETGMLEGYPVTYDGRKKGYRLQGTIKGNGILCSCSLCKGSRVVLPSQFELHACKSYRHAAKYIYLDNGKNLHDVLHACKDAPLETLEATIQSAIGSFPVKRSLPADEAAKIDPLGNSCIKRNNSPATSIHRTSERARLLKPIPVTKSSGSALYNSSENKSLGKITKKDQRLHRLVFEEGGLPDGTEVAYYAGGKKLLDGYKKGFGIFCWCCHCEVSASQFEAHAGWASRKKPYSYIYTSNGVSLHELAISLSKGRKYSARDNDDLCSICGDGGNLLLCDGCPRAFHRVCASLPSIPQDDWYCRYCQNMFQREKFVEHNANAVAAGRVSGVDPIEQITKRCIRIVNPEAEVSACVLCRGYDFSKSGFGPRTIILCDQCEKEFHIGCLRDHKMQDLKELPSGKWFCCLECIRIHSALQKLHVRGEEKLPDFLLNVIKEKHERKGLESIADYNVRWRLLSGKLASPETRVLLSEAVAIFHDRFDPIIDSVTGRDLIPAMVYGRNVRGQDFSGLYCAVITVNSHVVSAGILRVFGQEVAELPLVATSVDNQGRGYFQILFSCIEKLLAFLNVRSFVLPAAEEAECIWTKKFGFKKITPDQLSEYRKSFYQMISFQGTCMLEKGVPEWRRIIPQK